GCGGCGCGCGAAGGAAGCCGGCTTCGACGTCATCGAGATCCACGGCGCGCACGGGTACCTGCTGCACGAGTTCACCACCCCGCTCGTCAACCGTCGCGACGACGCGTATGGCGGCGGCCTCGACGGCCGGCTGCGCTTCCCGCTTGAGGTGGTGCGCGCGTGCCGCGCCGCGTGGGGCGACGACGCGCCGATCTTCTACCGCGTCTCGGCGACGGACTGGGCGCCGGGCGGCCTGGACGGGGATGCGACGGTCGAGATCGCCCGCCGCCTCGCCGCGGCGGGGGTCGACCTCGTCGACTGCTCCAGCGGGGGCGCCACGCCCGCGGCGCCGGCGCGCGCCTATCCTGGCTATCAGGTCGAGTTCGCGCGCCGCGTGCGGCGCGAGGCGGGCGTGCCCACCGCCGCGGTGGGTCTGATCACGGAGCCCGAGTTCGCGGAGGCTCTGGTGGCGGAAGGCAGCTGCGATCTGGTCTTCCTGGGGCGGGAGCTGCTGCGGGACCCGTACTGGCCGCGCCGGGCGGCGCTCCGGTTGGGCGTCGACGTGGACTGGCCGCGCCAGTACCTGCGCGCCAAGCCGGGACGGGCGGGCTGAGGCCATGGCGCCCCCCGCGCGCCGCATCTCGGGAGAGGCCCGGTCGCCCCGCACGCGCGCGGCGGGCGCTGCCGCGTGGGCCCACCGGTGGTTCGCCGCGCTGCTCGGCGCGGCCGCCGCGAGCGGGCTGCCCCTGCGCCTGCTGACCGCCGCGCAGCGAGCCGGCTGGCCGTGGTTGGGCGCCGGGCACGAGTGGCTCGGCTTCCTCGCGGGACTGCCGCTCGTCCCCACATGGACGCGTCACCGTACGGCGTTCGCGCGCGGCCGCGGCAGGGCGGACGGCTTCGCCCTGAGCGGGACGCTTGCCGCCGTCGCCGCCGTCCTTGCGTGGGTGTCCGGATTGGCGCTGGAACTGCCCCGGACGGCTCCGCCATGGCTCGCGCCGTTCCACGGCCTCTGCGGCATCGTCGCCGCCGGTGCGGCGTTGATGCACGTGCTCACGGCCTGGACGCGAGACGCGTAGTCCCGGCACCCGTGGCAGCGGGCATCCCGGCCGCGGCGCTCACTTTCCCCGCATGAACTGCGTCCGGAGCGTGTCGACCTCCTTGATGAGGGCCTGCGCGTCCCGCGCCACGGCCGCCGCGTCCTTCGCCTCCGCGTCCCGGGAAATGGCGGCGAGGCGCCGTTCGATCTCCCCGTGGTTGTCGGGGCGCTTCGCGTTGGCGATGGGGTGGAACGACAGCCAGATCCCGTCCAGCGCGCCGACTTCCGCCTCGACGGCCCGCCACTCGCCCGCCCTGGCGTCGAGCATGGCCGCGCGGGCCTGGAAGTCCATCATCGGGATCTGCGGCGGCGTCGTCATCTGGAAGAGGTTC
The DNA window shown above is from Clostridia bacterium and carries:
- the namA gene encoding NADPH dehydrogenase NamA, which produces MASLFEPFRLRGLELRNRIVMSPMCMYTAADDGMPTDWHFVHYGSRAVGGVGLVMIEATAVEARGRITRQDLGIWSDDHIPAFRRIVDFVHRAGAAIGIQLAHAGRKSFPDNPDALAPVAEPFPGKGPMPRAMTERDIATVTEAFAAAARRAKEAGFDVIEIHGAHGYLLHEFTTPLVNRRDDAYGGGLDGRLRFPLEVVRACRAAWGDDAPIFYRVSATDWAPGGLDGDATVEIARRLAAAGVDLVDCSSGGATPAAPARAYPGYQVEFARRVRREAGVPTAAVGLITEPEFAEALVAEGSCDLVFLGRELLRDPYWPRRAALRLGVDVDWPRQYLRAKPGRAG